From Aquificota bacterium, one genomic window encodes:
- a CDS encoding methyltransferase domain-containing protein: MDNFERLGPDDFQEELTTVWSFPERGTWATHSAKYRGNFAPQVARNVILRYSKIGDTVLDPMVGSGTTLIECKILGRRGIGFDINPEAVMLARQNLNFDSDYPFEQIVKVGDVRDLREIEDNSIDLVLTHPPYANIIRYAKEKIEGDLSNIASMFQLLIGT; encoded by the coding sequence ATGGACAATTTTGAACGGTTAGGTCCGGATGATTTTCAAGAAGAATTGACAACGGTTTGGTCCTTTCCTGAGAGGGGAACCTGGGCAACGCATAGTGCTAAGTATAGAGGAAATTTCGCTCCGCAAGTTGCCAGAAATGTAATCCTCAGATACTCTAAAATTGGGGATACGGTTCTCGATCCAATGGTGGGCAGTGGCACTACTTTGATTGAGTGCAAAATTCTTGGGCGAAGAGGGATAGGATTTGATATTAACCCCGAGGCAGTTATGCTGGCCCGGCAAAATCTTAATTTCGATAGCGACTACCCCTTCGAACAAATAGTAAAAGTAGGAGACGTTCGGGACTTGAGGGAAATTGAAGACAACAGCATTGACCTGGTTCTTACCCACCCACCCTATGCCAATATAATAAGGTACGCAAAAGAAAAAATAGAAGGGGACCTGTCCAATATCGCCAGCATGTTTCAACTCCTTATAGGCACTTAA
- a CDS encoding type II restriction endonuclease, producing MNIAPYAKVLDRNSPEEIVNLFHDTLVATNRNHEFFVDWAKVKKNVERYRVELSILSTLIGSKNFDDDLRNLLLRYPQVVEAIPLLIAVREKELSVIDERGAEENEIIEYDFSRKELEEKEIEKIINFFHKTGLKTFLQEIAKQCLWDYVAGVEVGMDTNARKNRSGSFMERAVEPILYSVCREEEDCFVLRQKYFSYLRKYGVEIDSTLANRKADFLLMKGGKVLADIEVNFYAGTGSKPQEIVDAYINRQEELRNNGIAFVWITDGYGWRGQKNQIRKGFEKVDYVLNLYFVKKGVLREVLWTILNG from the coding sequence ATGAACATAGCTCCTTACGCAAAAGTACTGGACAGAAACAGCCCTGAAGAAATTGTTAATCTGTTTCACGACACATTAGTTGCAACTAACCGGAATCATGAGTTCTTTGTTGACTGGGCTAAGGTAAAAAAGAACGTAGAAAGATATCGGGTAGAGTTGAGCATTCTCAGCACTTTGATTGGTAGTAAAAATTTTGATGATGATTTGCGGAATTTACTTTTAAGGTATCCACAAGTAGTGGAAGCAATACCCCTTCTTATCGCGGTTAGAGAGAAGGAATTGAGCGTTATTGATGAAAGGGGTGCTGAAGAGAACGAAATTATTGAGTATGATTTTAGCAGAAAAGAATTGGAAGAAAAAGAAATAGAGAAAATTATTAATTTTTTTCACAAGACGGGTTTGAAAACTTTCCTTCAGGAAATAGCCAAACAGTGTTTGTGGGACTATGTAGCGGGTGTTGAGGTTGGTATGGATACCAACGCCCGGAAAAACCGAAGTGGAAGCTTTATGGAGAGAGCGGTGGAGCCAATCCTGTACAGCGTGTGCAGGGAAGAGGAAGATTGCTTCGTGTTGAGGCAGAAGTACTTTAGCTACCTGCGAAAATACGGGGTAGAAATCGATTCTACCCTTGCCAACCGGAAAGCTGACTTTTTGCTTATGAAGGGCGGCAAGGTTTTAGCTGACATTGAGGTCAATTTTTACGCCGGTACGGGCTCCAAACCTCAAGAAATAGTGGATGCTTACATCAACCGCCAGGAGGAACTGAGGAACAACGGAATTGCTTTTGTTTGGATAACGGATGGATACGGATGGAGAGGGCAAAAGAATCAGATAAGAAAGGGCTTTGAAAAAGTTGATTATGTATTAAACCTTTATTTTGTGAAAAAAGGTGTATTAAGGGAGGTACTATGGACAATTTTGAACGGTTAG
- a CDS encoding DNA adenine methylase gives MVLSKVELFALPENNLEKIEAKPFLKWAGGKTQLLEALEARLPAQIRETRVIEKYVEPFVGGGAVFFFLKRNYLVKKAFLIDINRELILTYKVVQKFPLELINKLATMEKEFFQRDEAGRREYYYRVRREFNEQGRGFDYSSFSERWISRAAQIIFLNKTCYNGLFRMNRKGEFNVPFGRYKNPRICDAENILAASKALAEAEIICGDFSVADDFIEKGTLVYFDPPYRPLSSTANFTGYTENGFTDDEQKRLAEFFRRMHAKGAWLLLSNSDPKNVNDKDDFFERLYDGFVIERVEAKRYINRDARKRGEIREVIIRNYE, from the coding sequence ATGGTCCTTTCCAAGGTAGAGCTATTTGCTTTGCCAGAAAATAATTTAGAAAAAATTGAGGCTAAACCTTTTTTAAAATGGGCAGGAGGGAAAACGCAGTTATTGGAAGCATTAGAAGCAAGGCTGCCGGCGCAAATTAGGGAAACACGAGTAATTGAGAAATATGTTGAGCCCTTCGTTGGCGGTGGGGCGGTATTTTTCTTTCTCAAAAGAAATTACTTGGTAAAAAAAGCCTTTCTGATCGATATTAACCGGGAGCTGATTTTAACTTATAAGGTGGTGCAAAAATTTCCGCTGGAGCTGATTAATAAGCTGGCTACTATGGAGAAGGAGTTTTTCCAGCGAGATGAGGCCGGGAGAAGAGAATATTATTACAGGGTGCGCAGGGAATTTAACGAGCAGGGCAGAGGTTTTGATTATTCCAGCTTTAGCGAAAGGTGGATCTCCAGAGCAGCGCAGATAATATTTTTAAATAAGACCTGTTACAACGGCTTGTTCAGGATGAACCGCAAGGGGGAGTTTAACGTTCCTTTTGGCAGATATAAAAACCCGAGGATTTGTGATGCAGAAAACATTTTGGCAGCTTCTAAAGCGCTGGCGGAAGCGGAGATTATTTGTGGGGATTTCAGTGTTGCTGACGATTTTATAGAGAAAGGGACTTTGGTTTACTTCGATCCTCCCTACCGTCCTCTGTCTTCCACGGCCAATTTTACGGGTTATACGGAAAACGGGTTTACCGATGACGAACAGAAAAGATTAGCTGAATTTTTCCGGAGAATGCACGCGAAAGGTGCCTGGCTGTTGTTAAGCAACTCAGATCCTAAGAATGTAAATGATAAAGACGATTTTTTTGAACGACTTTATGACGGGTTTGTGATTGAGAGGGTGGAAGCAAAGAGGTATATCAACAGGGATGCTAGGAAAAGGGGGGAGATCCGCGAAGTGATAATTAGAAATTACGAATAG
- a CDS encoding polyprenyl synthetase family protein translates to MNKIELWKNLVEARLRELLKPFEPQILYEAMSYYLFQEGKRIRPLFLCAVCNALGGHMEDAITVGCAVEMVHNYSLIHDDLPALDNDSFRRGKPSCHVVFGEDMAILAGDALLTYAFEVLANEENFRSLECSQLLSLISLLAKKAGFLGMVGGQVLDIRKLSDQNEISLKKTAELFSFCFIAGGIVAKRYDLLKSLEDLGLKVGLLFQMVDDYKDKDGFYKSLGDGLWEKVEDLREECEQKAKSLGVFVEEIEILLALVVGGGGGIRTPGGL, encoded by the coding sequence ATGAATAAAATTGAGCTTTGGAAAAACTTGGTAGAGGCAAGGCTGAGAGAACTTCTAAAGCCCTTTGAACCACAAATCCTTTATGAAGCTATGTCCTACTACCTCTTTCAAGAGGGCAAGCGCATAAGACCTCTCTTTTTGTGCGCCGTTTGTAATGCACTTGGTGGCCATATGGAGGATGCTATTACTGTAGGCTGTGCGGTTGAAATGGTGCATAACTATTCTCTTATCCATGATGACCTTCCTGCTCTTGATAATGATAGTTTTAGAAGGGGCAAACCCTCCTGCCATGTGGTCTTTGGTGAAGATATGGCCATATTGGCTGGCGATGCCCTCCTTACCTATGCCTTTGAGGTTTTGGCAAATGAAGAAAACTTTAGGTCATTAGAATGTAGTCAACTCCTTTCTTTAATAAGCCTTTTGGCAAAAAAGGCTGGCTTTTTAGGTATGGTGGGAGGGCAAGTTTTGGACATAAGAAAGCTATCAGACCAGAATGAAATAAGTCTTAAAAAAACGGCAGAACTCTTCTCTTTTTGTTTTATTGCTGGTGGAATAGTAGCAAAAAGATATGACCTTTTGAAAAGCCTTGAAGACTTGGGCCTAAAGGTGGGCCTTCTTTTTCAAATGGTGGATGATTACAAAGACAAGGATGGTTTTTATAAGTCCCTAGGTGATGGCCTTTGGGAAAAGGTTGAAGACCTTAGAGAAGAGTGTGAGCAAAAGGCCAAATCACTTGGAGTATTTGTGGAAGAGATTGAAATATTGCTTGCCTTAGTAGTTGGCGGAGGGGGAGGGATTCGAACCCCCGGTGGGCTTTGA
- a CDS encoding DUF3782 domain-containing protein, with protein sequence MKKPEKKAKSSESFKKALFKTLPKLLEKDESFRAHFITFLKPYFAEKEKTEDRFNILLEEIRILREEGERRWQEAIIRLDEHLKILQEHNKRLEEHSKILQEQSRKLDEHSKILEEQNRRLEEHSKKLELLTQELISLRKRQDVQIGALGARWGLKTERSFRNAVKGLMEEYLSVKVERYEAIDYEGEVFDGRPGKVVELNLIIENGKLIVAEIKSSVSVGDVLLFERKVKFFEKKEGKKAYKKVIISPMVEPKALELCKELGIVVYTDVPIWEEEFNEGL encoded by the coding sequence ATGAAAAAGCCAGAGAAAAAGGCTAAAAGTAGCGAAAGCTTTAAGAAGGCCCTTTTTAAAACCTTACCCAAACTACTTGAGAAGGATGAAAGCTTTAGAGCCCACTTTATAACCTTTCTCAAACCCTACTTTGCAGAGAAGGAAAAGACAGAAGACAGGTTTAACATACTCCTTGAGGAGATAAGAATCTTAAGAGAGGAAGGGGAAAGAAGATGGCAGGAGGCCATAATAAGGCTTGATGAACATTTAAAGATACTTCAGGAACATAACAAAAGGCTTGAAGAACACTCAAAAATACTACAGGAACAAAGTAGGAAATTGGATGAACACTCAAAGATATTGGAAGAACAAAACAGAAGGCTTGAGGAACATTCAAAGAAGCTGGAGCTTCTCACACAAGAGCTTATATCTTTGAGGAAAAGGCAGGATGTGCAGATAGGCGCCTTGGGAGCAAGATGGGGCTTGAAAACGGAAAGGTCCTTTAGAAATGCGGTAAAAGGCCTTATGGAAGAATACCTTTCTGTTAAAGTGGAAAGGTATGAGGCTATAGATTATGAGGGAGAGGTTTTTGATGGAAGACCGGGAAAGGTTGTAGAACTGAACCTTATCATAGAAAATGGCAAGCTCATAGTGGCAGAAATTAAATCTTCTGTAAGTGTTGGTGATGTTTTGCTCTTTGAAAGAAAGGTAAAGTTTTTTGAGAAAAAAGAAGGAAAAAAGGCTTATAAAAAGGTAATAATATCACCTATGGTGGAGCCGAAGGCTTTGGAGCTTTGCAAAGAGCTTGGCATTGTAGTGTATACAGATGTGCCCATATGGGAGGAGGAATTTAATGAAGGTTTATAA
- the cmr5 gene encoding type III-B CRISPR module-associated protein Cmr5 yields MRTLNQERGQFALNEVSKIKGEGGKAKKYKSYAKKLPAFITTNGLIATLAFLKSKSDAKDVYDSVVRWLKQQEYIESEENGLEELLKVDYHKLRLATMEALAFTSWLKRMVDIEIEGEENG; encoded by the coding sequence GTGAGGACATTAAATCAAGAGAGGGGTCAGTTTGCCTTAAATGAAGTAAGCAAAATAAAAGGTGAAGGGGGCAAAGCAAAGAAATACAAAAGCTATGCTAAAAAACTCCCTGCTTTTATAACCACTAATGGACTTATAGCCACTCTTGCCTTTTTGAAATCAAAGAGTGATGCCAAAGATGTTTACGATTCTGTAGTTAGATGGTTGAAACAGCAAGAATATATAGAAAGTGAGGAAAATGGATTAGAAGAATTACTAAAAGTAGATTATCACAAGCTTCGTTTGGCAACTATGGAGGCTTTGGCTTTTACCAGTTGGTTAAAAAGGATGGTAGATATTGAGATAGAAGGGGAGGAAAATGGATAG
- the cmr6 gene encoding type III-B CRISPR module RAMP protein Cmr6: protein MDRRESVDENLALLLGKRIFDYLKDDYQRSGKISSSMLKNLWNNKLKSYSYPKEISEVIKSHVDSIAKSSSCHVVFDKTLQTASPLVCGLGATHIFETSITLHHIWGVPYIPGSSLKGVCRQVVFWKLVEVGKLSKDNLKDSQEKFYGDLNTDDKEILKYQLLFGTQGFKGLLLFLDAYPEIPEGSMGKLFRLDIMNPHYSEYYGEKRDIPGDWENPVPVFFLTVKEGVSFRFVVLFDECRWEVIKKKGIPDKEGKRRQLADEEIKGVEEYMESEKFYEDIIGQALEFYGVGSKTRLGYGLFER, encoded by the coding sequence ATGGATAGGCGTGAGAGTGTTGATGAGAATTTAGCTCTACTTTTGGGCAAGAGGATTTTTGATTATTTGAAGGATGATTACCAAAGAAGTGGTAAGATTTCAAGTTCTATGCTTAAAAACCTGTGGAATAACAAGCTTAAGTCATACTCTTATCCAAAAGAAATATCTGAAGTTATAAAAAGCCATGTAGATTCTATAGCAAAATCTTCGTCTTGCCATGTGGTCTTTGACAAAACTTTACAAACCGCTTCTCCACTTGTCTGCGGCCTTGGGGCAACTCATATATTTGAGACTTCTATAACATTACACCACATATGGGGAGTTCCTTACATTCCGGGTAGTAGTCTAAAGGGTGTGTGTAGGCAGGTGGTCTTTTGGAAGCTCGTTGAAGTAGGGAAGTTATCAAAGGACAATCTTAAAGATTCTCAAGAGAAATTTTATGGTGATTTAAACACCGATGACAAAGAAATTCTAAAATACCAGCTTTTGTTTGGAACGCAGGGCTTTAAAGGGCTTTTGCTTTTCTTAGATGCCTATCCTGAAATACCAGAAGGAAGTATGGGAAAACTATTTAGACTTGACATTATGAATCCGCATTATAGCGAATACTATGGAGAGAAAAGAGATATTCCGGGAGATTGGGAAAATCCTGTGCCAGTGTTTTTCCTTACGGTAAAAGAAGGGGTGTCTTTTAGGTTTGTGGTTCTCTTTGACGAATGCAGGTGGGAGGTGATAAAAAAGAAAGGAATACCTGATAAAGAAGGAAAGAGAAGGCAATTAGCTGATGAGGAAATAAAAGGGGTTGAAGAGTATATGGAAAGTGAGAAGTTTTATGAGGATATTATAGGGCAAGCTCTGGAGTTCTATGGAGTTGGTTCAAAAACAAGGCTTGGCTATGGATTGTTTGAGAGGTAA
- a CDS encoding TIGR01897 family CRISPR-associated protein yields the protein MEFRVNMDTTKILVAIWGNFSAWKDANYRYKNKIYTSSTTLPLLLDTIKPNYTYIILADTLMDKYDNIFTYQEGLARIKNEAGAFIKEKIRSYPTKLKEDNINILILPAVGTFSRSRFVGNPNNFYALVYFELARNILRNLGSKLAFISENNKPCLELYLDITHGLNFMTMMTYRAVKDILQIIAYFCKVRLIVLNSDPLVGSGNIDLNINEIEKINVIPAFNFYRYSDTMLLIPSPSGHEGVNALTKRMDRLYAFCSAFLHGLPVYMYYFYEKPKEDEIENIVKLFYDHIEVNVNGTFEVIQGLNFGESFISLLQGFLLSNLLMVNAKDDGVVKMDDIERIKGIFKHSRTILQRLERELGKIKRVRIGSEFKDYGFYAEANYSPNDNFDGRNFFAHCGFVHNLIELKREGNTIFIKPKQRFIEEIHEALLESLPSGG from the coding sequence ATGGAGTTTAGGGTAAATATGGACACTACGAAAATACTTGTGGCCATATGGGGTAATTTCTCTGCTTGGAAGGATGCAAACTATAGGTATAAGAATAAAATCTATACTTCAAGCACTACTTTACCTTTATTGCTTGATACAATAAAACCAAACTATACTTACATAATCTTGGCTGACACTTTGATGGATAAATACGATAACATTTTTACCTATCAAGAGGGTTTGGCAAGGATAAAGAACGAGGCAGGGGCTTTCATTAAAGAAAAAATAAGAAGCTATCCTACTAAACTAAAGGAAGATAACATAAATATTTTGATTTTGCCGGCTGTGGGCACTTTTTCAAGGTCAAGGTTTGTGGGAAATCCTAATAATTTCTATGCCTTGGTTTATTTTGAACTTGCAAGGAATATTCTAAGGAATTTGGGGTCTAAACTGGCATTTATAAGCGAAAATAATAAGCCTTGTTTAGAACTTTACCTTGATATAACTCATGGCTTGAACTTTATGACCATGATGACCTACAGGGCAGTAAAGGATATTTTGCAGATAATTGCCTATTTTTGCAAGGTAAGGCTAATAGTTTTGAATAGTGATCCTTTGGTGGGTAGTGGAAATATTGACTTGAATATCAACGAGATTGAGAAAATAAACGTAATACCAGCTTTTAACTTTTATAGGTATAGTGATACTATGCTTCTTATTCCAAGTCCAAGCGGGCATGAAGGTGTAAACGCTCTTACAAAAAGGATGGATAGGCTTTATGCCTTTTGCAGTGCCTTTCTACATGGCTTGCCTGTTTATATGTATTATTTTTATGAGAAGCCTAAGGAAGATGAGATAGAAAACATAGTTAAGCTGTTTTATGACCATATAGAGGTAAATGTCAATGGAACTTTTGAGGTTATTCAAGGGTTGAACTTTGGCGAAAGTTTTATATCACTTCTTCAGGGCTTTTTGCTGTCAAACCTTTTAATGGTTAATGCCAAGGATGATGGTGTGGTGAAAATGGATGATATAGAGAGAATAAAGGGTATCTTTAAACATTCAAGGACAATCCTACAAAGGCTTGAAAGGGAGCTTGGAAAAATAAAGAGGGTGCGGATAGGCTCCGAGTTTAAGGACTATGGATTTTATGCAGAGGCCAATTATTCTCCTAATGATAACTTTGATGGGAGAAACTTTTTTGCTCACTGTGGCTTTGTGCATAATCTAATTGAGTTGAAAAGGGAAGGAAATACCATATTTATTAAACCAAAGCAAAGATTTATAGAGGAAATACATGAGGCTCTTTTGGAGAGCCTACCATCTGGAGGGTAG
- the cas10 gene encoding type III-B CRISPR-associated protein Cas10/Cmr2, whose product MAQGNYSVDYVLKLKALMHDPIHKIWLFSEENKRKVVLEHGSEISKDLRQFHEKVAEDLFRFLISDSIKDSEGEIAYADHISSALSRIVVKDAPMVNFEESRFIDPFTAESSKTEAPEDHKEVVEVFKNLGKLNFPDQQERAKFFFLFLWRFLPDIFPWIKKHPADSRAPNHSIYDHLVQSSCIATCLDKGNKPAFLLFTISPVQSFIAIARKTSDLWAGSYLISYLIYKAIEVIMDELGPDHIIFPNLRGQPLVDLWLYEKHFKDYENHFKDLNINKIGAFDFEKWKDSLKTDKLLIANFPNRFLAIVPDGRAKDIAKECQEAIGKAIDELLEKVESLNDNKVKEEVKKVKDVIKEHITKYLKIYWVVLPFYEGNDHKDVNSIFEDYKNLVGENDLYNLVKTVVENLPDGYKNVGNAYSLLVDLTERFLASRKAIRDFEVIKIEKEKIERCHLCGKYEALDIEWRNIGRKYVGESERLCGMCFFKRLLPELIGNEFGLELKFPSTSEMATVKYKVKLAEEKLAEDLKNEIKNFLTKNLRELNGHKLIKPTGVPRLELKKNPLYDIDGQWLMESSYRKEYLKKEYGIDIPEEELEEIREYLKKKDIKPPTYYAILSVDGDNMGKWLKGEKLPAVEELIHEKVRDELFKLYKKFEEFFKKSHPMSPSFHNLFSRRLSEFALEKVRKIVEGKYYGKLIYAGGDDVLAFLPVEDALDCAYDLNETFKDLLGEKASVSAGIVFVHHKYPLSLALKEVRDAQKRAKRDYGRSAVCIKHISGSGQIRTTGFRWEDKNFFDEIVKKYSDEELSSKFAYDLMDVVRMLQGRENEVKDEVLSVLEREVKRLYRRKISKSDDFENKLLETMKKYKNNILCFADMLIIARFVAKKGAER is encoded by the coding sequence ATGGCACAGGGTAATTATTCTGTGGATTATGTTTTGAAGTTAAAGGCATTGATGCATGATCCTATACATAAGATATGGCTTTTTTCTGAGGAAAATAAAAGGAAAGTTGTTTTAGAACATGGGAGTGAAATAAGTAAAGATCTTAGACAGTTCCACGAGAAAGTAGCGGAAGATCTTTTTAGATTCCTTATAAGTGATAGTATAAAAGATAGTGAAGGGGAAATTGCATATGCAGATCATATAAGTTCTGCTCTGTCAAGGATAGTTGTAAAAGACGCACCTATGGTTAATTTTGAAGAGTCTCGTTTTATTGATCCTTTTACTGCGGAATCAAGCAAAACTGAAGCTCCTGAGGATCATAAAGAAGTAGTAGAAGTTTTTAAAAATCTTGGGAAGCTAAACTTTCCTGACCAGCAAGAAAGGGCAAAGTTTTTCTTTCTTTTCCTTTGGAGATTTTTGCCAGATATCTTTCCTTGGATAAAAAAACATCCTGCAGACTCAAGGGCTCCTAACCATTCCATATACGACCACCTTGTGCAAAGCTCTTGTATTGCCACATGTCTTGACAAGGGAAATAAACCAGCCTTTTTGCTCTTTACCATTAGTCCTGTGCAATCCTTTATTGCCATAGCCAGAAAAACTTCCGACCTTTGGGCTGGGAGTTATTTAATTTCTTATCTGATCTATAAGGCTATTGAAGTAATCATGGATGAGCTTGGACCAGACCATATTATCTTTCCTAATTTAAGAGGGCAACCATTGGTGGATTTATGGCTTTATGAAAAGCATTTTAAAGACTATGAAAATCACTTTAAAGATTTAAACATAAACAAAATCGGGGCTTTTGATTTTGAAAAGTGGAAAGATAGTCTTAAAACCGATAAGCTTCTTATTGCCAACTTTCCTAATAGATTCTTGGCTATAGTGCCTGATGGTAGGGCAAAAGATATAGCTAAGGAATGTCAAGAAGCGATAGGAAAGGCAATTGATGAGCTTTTGGAAAAAGTAGAAAGTTTAAATGATAATAAGGTAAAAGAGGAAGTTAAAAAAGTAAAGGATGTTATAAAGGAACACATTACTAAATATCTAAAAATTTATTGGGTGGTTTTGCCTTTTTATGAAGGTAATGATCATAAAGATGTTAATTCCATTTTTGAGGATTACAAAAATTTAGTGGGTGAAAATGATTTATACAATTTAGTTAAAACAGTTGTAGAAAATCTTCCTGATGGATACAAAAACGTCGGAAATGCCTATTCTCTCCTTGTAGATCTAACGGAGAGGTTTTTGGCAAGCAGGAAGGCAATAAGAGATTTTGAAGTGATTAAAATAGAGAAAGAAAAAATAGAGCGGTGCCATCTTTGTGGTAAGTATGAGGCGCTTGATATAGAATGGAGAAATATTGGTAGGAAATATGTAGGCGAAAGTGAAAGATTGTGTGGTATGTGCTTCTTTAAAAGGCTTTTGCCTGAGTTGATAGGAAATGAGTTTGGTCTTGAATTAAAATTTCCATCCACTTCTGAGATGGCAACGGTTAAGTATAAAGTAAAATTAGCAGAAGAAAAATTAGCGGAAGATTTGAAAAATGAAATCAAAAATTTCCTAACCAAAAATTTAAGAGAGCTAAACGGGCATAAACTAATAAAACCTACAGGTGTGCCAAGGTTAGAGTTAAAGAAAAATCCACTATACGACATTGATGGTCAATGGCTAATGGAATCATCTTACAGAAAAGAATACCTTAAAAAGGAATATGGGATAGATATTCCAGAGGAAGAGCTTGAGGAAATAAGGGAGTATTTAAAGAAAAAGGATATAAAGCCACCTACCTATTATGCCATTCTTTCTGTGGATGGTGATAATATGGGTAAGTGGCTAAAGGGGGAGAAATTGCCAGCGGTGGAGGAGTTAATTCATGAAAAGGTGAGAGATGAATTATTTAAGCTCTATAAAAAATTTGAAGAATTCTTTAAGAAAAGCCATCCCATGTCTCCATCTTTTCACAATTTATTTTCCAGAAGGTTATCGGAGTTTGCTTTAGAAAAGGTAAGGAAAATAGTAGAAGGAAAATATTATGGCAAGCTTATTTATGCTGGTGGGGATGATGTGTTAGCCTTTTTGCCAGTAGAGGATGCTTTGGATTGTGCTTATGATTTAAACGAGACTTTTAAGGATTTACTTGGAGAAAAGGCAAGCGTGAGCGCAGGGATTGTTTTTGTCCATCATAAATATCCGCTATCTTTGGCTTTGAAAGAGGTAAGAGATGCACAAAAGAGGGCAAAAAGGGATTATGGCCGTTCGGCAGTATGCATAAAACATATATCTGGTTCCGGTCAAATTAGAACCACCGGGTTTAGGTGGGAAGACAAGAATTTCTTTGATGAGATTGTTAAAAAATACTCTGATGAAGAGCTTTCTTCTAAGTTTGCTTATGACCTTATGGATGTGGTGAGGATGCTACAAGGAAGAGAGAATGAAGTTAAGGATGAAGTGCTTTCTGTCTTGGAGAGGGAAGTTAAGAGGTTGTATAGGCGTAAAATTTCTAAGAGTGATGATTTTGAAAACAAGCTCTTGGAGACTATGAAAAAGTATAAAAATAACATACTTTGCTTTGCTGATATGCTGATAATTGCAAGGTTTGTAGCCAAGAAGGGGGCAGAAAGATGA
- the cmr1 gene encoding type III-B CRISPR module RAMP protein Cmr1 codes for MKEIRLSCEVITPLFMGGANMEPEIRTQSINGVIRWWFRTLGGSKEEEKKLFGWTGEKSNKGMVKFCIIRKDNIDRYLKTYEKQFNQGGYVLQTGLNYIAFSLDQRFKKEHNKPKRQYLDVGYSFDLKIILSSFLEKDEIKKFLGALWCAFYLGNFGSRARRGFGSIMVREISGDFDNFISFAPKGDIKGWLKSNYEKIRGLFEKPKENNEKSKENNIEIYIFEKLDKNIINEWIKEVQKGRNGKYLARNYNPQGVNPAFGRLVGLYNWRDLLDLMGFTLMAYRSYLDPDYTNAKAIIQGRPNNNIIERAIFGLPLNFHFSSIKQENNRGTVFPVKEGEKLRRASPLIYKVIKNEEKLEGLIIFVMDKFLPDDVDLELNGVKLQKPDYTLIKDYLQSLQDKKIIGRLI; via the coding sequence ATGAAGGAGATTAGACTTAGCTGTGAGGTGATTACTCCTTTGTTTATGGGCGGAGCTAATATGGAGCCTGAGATAAGGACGCAGTCTATAAATGGGGTTATAAGGTGGTGGTTTAGGACTTTGGGAGGTAGTAAAGAAGAAGAAAAGAAACTTTTTGGATGGACTGGTGAAAAATCCAATAAAGGAATGGTAAAGTTTTGTATAATTCGCAAGGATAATATTGACAGGTATTTGAAAACTTACGAGAAGCAATTTAACCAAGGGGGGTATGTATTGCAAACAGGATTAAACTATATTGCTTTTTCTTTGGATCAACGCTTTAAGAAGGAACATAATAAACCGAAAAGACAATACTTAGATGTAGGTTATAGCTTTGATCTAAAAATTATTCTATCATCCTTTTTGGAAAAAGATGAAATAAAAAAATTTTTGGGAGCGCTTTGGTGTGCTTTTTATTTGGGTAATTTTGGAAGTAGGGCAAGAAGAGGTTTTGGATCTATTATGGTAAGGGAAATTTCTGGTGATTTTGACAATTTTATTTCCTTTGCTCCAAAAGGTGATATAAAAGGGTGGTTAAAGAGTAATTATGAAAAGATAAGAGGACTATTTGAAAAACCAAAAGAAAATAACGAAAAATCAAAGGAAAACAACATAGAGATTTATATATTTGAAAAACTGGATAAAAATATAATCAATGAGTGGATAAAAGAAGTTCAAAAGGGGCGTAATGGTAAATATTTAGCAAGAAATTATAATCCACAGGGAGTGAACCCAGCTTTTGGTAGATTAGTAGGGCTTTATAATTGGCGTGACTTACTTGACCTTATGGGATTTACCTTGATGGCTTATAGAAGCTATTTAGATCCAGATTATACCAATGCCAAAGCTATAATACAGGGGCGACCAAATAATAACATAATAGAAAGGGCTATCTTTGGTCTTCCTTTGAATTTTCACTTTTCATCCATAAAGCAGGAAAATAATAGGGGAACAGTTTTTCCTGTAAAAGAAGGAGAAAAGCTTCGCCGAGCATCGCCTTTAATATATAAGGTGATTAAAAACGAAGAAAAGTTGGAGGGCTTAATCATTTTTGTAATGGATAAGTTCTTGCCAGATGATGTTGATTTAGAACTAAATGGTGTAAAATTACAAAAGCCTGATTATACTCTTATTAAAGATTACCTACAAAGCTTGCAAGATAAAAAGATTATCGGGAGGCTTATCTGA